One segment of Bacillus alkalisoli DNA contains the following:
- a CDS encoding IDEAL domain-containing protein, which yields MHKHFSFYREQTTTHNDIDMTKEERAAQLVVDQSIFSFHKARLMKEIDNALTEGNKPIFLELSKQYNELTEKYAHL from the coding sequence ATGCATAAACATTTTTCATTCTATCGTGAGCAAACAACAACTCATAACGACATTGACATGACGAAGGAAGAAAGGGCAGCCCAATTAGTTGTGGATCAATCCATATTTTCATTCCACAAAGCTAGACTAATGAAGGAAATTGATAACGCCCTAACTGAAGGTAATAAACCAATATTCCTTGAACTTTCAAAGCAATATAACGAATTAACGGAAAAATATGCTCATCTGTAA
- a CDS encoding aminotransferase A, with protein MEHLLNHHVKNIEISGIRKFFNLVSQYEDVLSLTIGQPDFHTPEHVKDAAKNAIDSNKTTYTHNAGIIELREAISAFVQKKYRQKYNPNKEVIVTVGASQGIDITFRTILEPGTEVILPGPVYPGYEPLIRLCGASPVHVDTTETNFLLTASLLKSYITEKTRCIVLPYPSNPTGVTLPKEELEKIIQLLEDKDIFVLSDEIYSELVFNGTHCSIANYASMRNKTIIINGVSKSHSMTGWRIGFVLGPEYLMEQMLKVHQYNVSCTSSISQYAAIEALTVGINDADAMKKVYEERMEYVYNRLVNMGIDVIKPSGAFYLFPNIEKYELSSFDFALKMVEEAKVAVVPGSAFSSFGEGYVRLSYAYHMDLLEAAMDRMENFIKQL; from the coding sequence ATGGAGCATTTACTAAATCACCATGTTAAAAACATTGAAATTTCTGGAATTCGAAAATTTTTCAATTTGGTTTCCCAATATGAAGATGTACTTTCTCTTACAATTGGTCAACCTGATTTTCATACACCTGAACATGTAAAAGACGCAGCAAAAAACGCAATTGATTCCAATAAAACTACTTATACTCATAACGCAGGAATTATTGAATTGCGTGAAGCAATTTCTGCATTTGTTCAAAAAAAATATAGACAAAAATACAATCCAAACAAAGAAGTTATTGTGACAGTTGGGGCTAGCCAAGGAATTGACATTACCTTTCGAACAATATTAGAGCCTGGTACGGAAGTTATTTTACCTGGACCTGTATACCCTGGCTATGAGCCGTTAATTCGATTATGCGGAGCCTCTCCCGTTCATGTAGATACAACAGAAACAAATTTTCTTTTAACAGCATCCCTACTAAAGTCATACATAACTGAAAAAACTCGTTGCATCGTACTTCCATATCCTTCTAACCCTACAGGAGTAACATTGCCGAAAGAAGAGTTAGAAAAGATAATACAATTACTCGAGGACAAAGATATATTTGTTTTGTCAGACGAAATTTATAGCGAACTAGTATTTAACGGAACTCATTGTTCAATTGCAAATTACGCTTCCATGAGAAATAAAACCATTATTATAAATGGTGTTTCTAAGTCTCACTCCATGACTGGTTGGAGAATTGGTTTTGTTTTAGGTCCAGAATATTTAATGGAACAAATGTTAAAAGTTCATCAATATAATGTTTCTTGTACATCTTCTATTTCTCAGTATGCTGCTATCGAAGCACTTACGGTAGGTATAAATGATGCGGATGCAATGAAAAAAGTGTATGAAGAAAGAATGGAGTATGTTTATAATCGTCTAGTAAACATGGGAATCGACGTGATAAAGCCGAGTGGTGCATTTTATTTATTCCCTAACATTGAAAAGTACGAATTGAGTTCTTTTGATTTTGCGTTAAAGATGGTGGAAGAAGCAAAAGTTGCGGTCGTTCCAGGAAGTGCTTTCTCTTCATTCGGAGAAGGTTATGTAAGATTGTCCTACGCTTATCATATGGATCTTCTAGAAGCAGCAATGGACAGAATGGAAAACTTTATAAAGCAACTATAA
- a CDS encoding S8 family peptidase, with amino-acid sequence MKVLSVVCITILALSLAIGSVEASGKNGVTKKDYLVGFKTEVTNQSKNLVNSLGGSVHHEYQYMNVLHVSLPEKAAEALKNNPNIEFVDEDKQVQAYAQTTPWGITHINAHKAHSSNITGSGVKVAVLDTGIDASHPDLNVKGGASFVSGEPNALVDTNGHGTHVAGTVAALNNTIGVVGVAYNADLYAVKVLSASGSGTLSGIAQGVEWAIANNMDVINMSLGGSSGSTALQQAVDNAYASGIVVVAAAGNSGTRGRQNTMGYPARYSSVIAVGAVDSNNNRASFSSVGAELEVMAPGVSVLSTVPGGGYASYNGTSMASPHVAGAAALIKAKYPNLSASQIRDRLKNTATYLGDPFYYGNGVINVEKALQ; translated from the coding sequence ATGAAAGTATTATCGGTAGTTTGTATCACAATTTTAGCTTTATCATTAGCAATCGGATCTGTTGAAGCTAGTGGGAAGAATGGTGTAACTAAGAAAGATTACTTAGTTGGTTTTAAAACGGAAGTAACGAATCAATCTAAAAATCTAGTAAACTCACTAGGTGGTAGTGTACATCATGAATATCAATATATGAACGTTTTGCATGTGTCACTGCCAGAAAAAGCAGCAGAAGCTTTAAAAAACAATCCGAACATTGAATTTGTAGATGAGGATAAACAAGTTCAAGCTTATGCACAAACTACTCCTTGGGGTATTACACATATTAATGCACATAAAGCACACAGTTCCAACATTACTGGCTCTGGTGTGAAAGTTGCAGTTCTTGATACTGGAATTGATGCTAGTCACCCAGACTTAAATGTAAAAGGCGGAGCAAGTTTTGTATCTGGAGAGCCAAATGCACTTGTTGATACGAATGGCCATGGTACACATGTAGCTGGGACTGTAGCTGCACTAAACAATACAATCGGGGTTGTAGGAGTCGCATATAATGCGGATTTATATGCAGTTAAAGTATTAAGTGCTTCAGGAAGTGGAACGTTAAGTGGAATAGCACAAGGTGTTGAATGGGCAATTGCTAACAACATGGATGTTATTAATATGAGCCTTGGAGGTAGTTCTGGTTCTACAGCATTACAACAAGCGGTTGATAATGCTTATGCTAGCGGAATTGTTGTAGTTGCAGCTGCAGGTAATAGTGGAACGAGAGGAAGACAGAATACAATGGGCTACCCTGCAAGATATAGTTCAGTAATAGCTGTTGGTGCAGTAGATTCTAACAACAACCGTGCATCATTCTCTAGCGTAGGTGCTGAACTAGAAGTAATGGCTCCTGGTGTAAGTGTTTTAAGTACAGTACCAGGTGGAGGTTATGCTTCATATAATGGTACATCAATGGCATCTCCACATGTAGCAGGTGCCGCAGCGTTAATTAAAGCTAAATATCCGAACCTTTCTGCATCACAGATTCGTGATAGATTAAAAAACACAGCTACTTACTTAGGTGATCCATTCTATTACGGTAACGGTGTTATAAACGTAGAGAAAGCATTACAATAA
- a CDS encoding sodium-dependent transporter, translating to MSQQEQWTSKLGFILAAAGSAIGLGAIWKFPYMAGTNGGGLFLLIFLFFTVVIGAPMLLAEFIIGRSSQKDAVSSYKQLTNNRGHWQYIGILGVVASFILLSFYSVVGGWIITYLSKSVQGHMSNLTMEQYGNLFDNTISNPIEAVVAQGIFLLITILVVQLGVKSGIEKASKVLMPLLFVLFVILLFRSLTLEGAWEGIVFFLHPDFSEITSNTILMALGQSLFALSVGISTMVTYSSYLSKKEDLIKSTSSVVSLNIFISILAGLVIFPSVFALGLQPDEGPGLVFVVLPAVFNELPFGGFFLVLFLILLLFATLTSAFSILEIIVAALIKGNKEKRKRLSWVSGFIIFIIGIPSALSFGLLSDTTILGLTIFDLADFFVSNIALPLGAFLISIFVGFRVPKNILENEFFQGSNAKKSLFTIWYITIRYIVPVGILIVFIYSLRINS from the coding sequence ATGTCACAACAAGAGCAATGGACCTCAAAACTTGGATTTATTTTAGCTGCAGCAGGATCAGCTATTGGTTTAGGTGCAATATGGAAATTTCCATACATGGCTGGAACAAATGGAGGAGGTTTATTTCTTTTAATCTTTTTATTTTTCACCGTTGTTATAGGTGCCCCTATGCTATTAGCTGAGTTTATCATTGGTAGATCTTCGCAAAAAGATGCTGTATCGAGTTACAAGCAATTAACGAATAATAGAGGACACTGGCAATATATAGGTATTTTAGGAGTAGTAGCATCTTTTATTTTACTCTCTTTCTATAGTGTTGTTGGTGGGTGGATCATTACTTACTTAAGTAAAAGCGTTCAAGGTCACATGTCTAACTTAACGATGGAACAATACGGGAATTTATTTGATAATACAATTTCTAATCCGATAGAAGCGGTTGTGGCACAAGGGATTTTCTTGCTAATAACGATTTTAGTTGTTCAGCTAGGTGTTAAAAGCGGAATTGAGAAAGCAAGTAAAGTATTAATGCCATTATTATTCGTTTTATTTGTCATACTATTGTTTAGATCGTTAACATTAGAAGGAGCGTGGGAAGGGATTGTTTTCTTCTTGCATCCTGACTTCTCGGAAATAACATCCAATACAATATTAATGGCATTAGGGCAGTCTTTATTTGCTCTTAGTGTTGGTATTTCTACAATGGTTACATATAGTTCTTACTTATCGAAAAAAGAAGACTTAATTAAATCGACATCTTCTGTCGTTAGTTTGAATATTTTTATCTCTATATTAGCAGGATTAGTGATATTTCCATCTGTTTTTGCCCTAGGGCTTCAACCGGATGAAGGTCCAGGATTAGTGTTTGTTGTCTTGCCTGCAGTTTTTAATGAATTACCTTTTGGAGGGTTTTTCTTAGTTTTATTTTTAATCTTGTTACTTTTTGCAACTCTAACTTCTGCATTTTCCATATTAGAAATAATAGTTGCTGCTCTTATTAAAGGTAATAAAGAAAAAAGGAAAAGACTTTCATGGGTTAGTGGTTTTATCATATTTATAATAGGTATTCCATCTGCTTTATCTTTTGGTTTACTTTCAGATACAACGATATTAGGTTTAACGATTTTTGACCTTGCAGACTTTTTTGTAAGTAATATCGCGCTACCACTAGGGGCATTTCTTATTTCTATCTTTGTAGGCTTCAGGGTACCGAAAAACATTTTAGAAAATGAATTTTTTCAAGGATCTAATGCGAAAAAATCGTTATTTACTATCTGGTATATAACAATTAGATATATCGTACCAGTTGGTATATTAATAGTATTTATATATTCATTAAGGATAAATTCTTAA
- a CDS encoding ATP-binding protein — translation MENYFVQTKDRQLANMVKQLNIVLVLSRNGSIQYISSTSEAILGYKVNEIIGYQIEKFIHQEDLFLIESLIYQSSLQSQCSFRFKIKNHQYIWLDAEIKSVHSPKDNHSKEVLLHLTLPTYENEVSEKLLIGEDIEIEETNEDIFSPSVLLDTLPNGVLITVDGCIKYINDTGVKLLGSTSKSKVLGHSVLQFIDRNYHDIVQQRIRSIQNGNKVGLMEQKWHRFDGKSIDLEVVANPTTFHGKAASFVVLIDISHRKNFHQILQRSRERFRTIVQNSIDTIGVICEDGWVFMNDSGLEMFEADNYGDIVGKTVYNNIDMEQFLNIWVSAKDQTPTIKLPVFEQIWNTNKRNILHTEMVAIPTTYLGKKALQVIIRDISERKKAEELVLQSEKLTVAGQLAAGIAHEIRNPLTAIKGFFQLLEKEAETQKEYYPIIDSELNRIELILSELLLLAKPNAVKFEEVSIESILKDVTTLLETQSILSNIWFELVVDDASKLAKIKADPNQLKQVFINLLKNGIEAMDNGGIIKITSKLENECILVSVVDQGEGIPEEMINRLGEPFFTTKNTGTGLGLMITYNIIKNHGGSVSVSSEKGIGTKFDIHLPIN, via the coding sequence GTGGAAAACTATTTCGTGCAAACAAAAGATCGACAATTAGCAAATATGGTCAAACAATTAAATATTGTATTAGTTTTATCAAGAAACGGTAGTATCCAATATATTAGTTCTACTTCTGAAGCAATCCTAGGTTATAAAGTGAATGAAATAATCGGTTATCAGATTGAAAAGTTTATCCATCAAGAAGATTTATTTTTAATAGAAAGTTTAATTTATCAATCTTCACTTCAATCTCAATGTTCTTTTCGTTTTAAAATAAAGAATCATCAATACATATGGTTAGACGCTGAAATAAAGAGTGTACATTCTCCTAAAGACAACCATTCAAAGGAAGTATTACTCCACTTAACTTTACCTACATATGAAAATGAAGTATCAGAAAAATTGCTAATAGGTGAAGACATTGAAATAGAAGAAACGAATGAAGACATTTTCTCACCATCTGTTTTGTTAGATACTTTACCTAATGGTGTACTAATAACGGTAGATGGTTGTATTAAATACATTAATGATACAGGAGTAAAGCTATTAGGTAGTACAAGCAAGTCAAAGGTATTAGGGCACTCTGTATTGCAATTTATCGATCGAAACTATCATGATATAGTTCAGCAACGTATACGCTCTATTCAAAATGGTAATAAGGTTGGTTTAATGGAGCAAAAATGGCATCGTTTTGATGGGAAATCAATCGATTTAGAAGTTGTCGCTAATCCTACAACTTTTCATGGGAAAGCTGCCTCATTTGTAGTATTAATTGACATTTCACACAGGAAAAATTTCCACCAAATCTTACAAAGAAGTAGAGAAAGATTCCGTACAATCGTACAAAACTCAATTGATACGATCGGAGTAATTTGTGAAGATGGATGGGTATTTATGAATGACTCTGGGTTAGAAATGTTTGAAGCAGACAATTATGGTGATATTGTTGGCAAAACAGTTTATAACAACATAGACATGGAGCAATTTTTAAACATATGGGTAAGTGCGAAAGACCAAACCCCCACCATAAAATTACCAGTTTTTGAACAAATTTGGAATACAAATAAAAGGAATATACTCCATACAGAGATGGTTGCAATTCCTACTACATATTTAGGAAAAAAGGCACTTCAAGTAATTATTCGTGATATATCAGAACGTAAAAAAGCAGAAGAGCTTGTTCTACAATCAGAGAAGCTTACTGTCGCTGGACAACTTGCTGCAGGAATAGCTCATGAAATTAGAAATCCGTTAACAGCAATTAAAGGGTTCTTTCAATTATTAGAGAAAGAAGCAGAAACTCAAAAAGAATATTATCCTATCATTGACTCTGAGCTTAATAGAATTGAACTAATTTTAAGTGAGCTTTTGTTATTAGCAAAACCTAATGCAGTAAAGTTTGAAGAAGTTTCTATTGAATCCATTTTAAAAGATGTAACAACACTATTAGAAACTCAATCTATATTAAGTAATATTTGGTTTGAGCTAGTAGTAGATGATGCTAGTAAATTAGCAAAAATCAAAGCCGATCCAAATCAATTAAAACAAGTGTTTATAAACCTTTTGAAAAATGGTATCGAAGCAATGGATAACGGTGGAATAATAAAAATAACTTCAAAGCTAGAAAATGAATGTATACTTGTTTCTGTAGTAGATCAAGGTGAAGGTATCCCAGAAGAAATGATTAATAGACTAGGAGAACCTTTTTTTACAACTAAAAATACCGGAACGGGTCTTGGGTTAATGATTACGTATAATATTATTAAAAACCATGGAGGTTCTGTGTCCGTTTCAAGTGAAAAAGGGATAGGGACCAAGTTTGATATTCACTTACCTATTAATTAA